The window GTCCGGGCGGTGGCGATGAAGCACGGCGTCTCGATAGCGAACGTCGCGGCGCGCGCCATCCTCGACCGGCCCGCCGTGGCGGGCGTGATCATCGGCGCGCGGCTGGGACGCCGCGAGCACATCGCCGACAACCTGCGCCTGTCGGCGCTCAAGCTCGACGCGGCGGACCGGAAAACGCTGGCGGCGGCGAGCGGGTCGCTGGACCCCGTTCCCGGGGACTGCGGAGATGAGTACCGTCGGCCTCCCTACCTGACGGCGGCGGGCGACCTCAGCGATCACCTGGACGAGCTTCCGCCGCCGTATCCCGTCCGGACCGGGACGGGCGGCCGGACGCGCGTGGACTCCGGCACGGTGTGGGAGGATCTGGCGGGCTACAGCCGGGCCGTGCGGACGGGCGGGCGCATCGCGGTCTCCGGGACGACGGCCACGCACGGGGACCGCCTGGTCGGCGGGGACGACCCCGCCGCGCAGACCCACTTCGTCATCGACAAGATCGAGGGGGCGATCGAAGCGCTGGGCGGACGCCTCGAGGACGTGGTCCGGACCCGGGTCTTCGTGCCGGAACTCGCGGACTGGGAGCCGGTGGCCCGCGCGCACGGGCAGCGTTTCGGCGGCATCCGCCCCGTCAACACGCTGGTCCAGGCGGGTCTCATCGGGTCAGGATACCGGGTGGAGATCGAAGCCGACGCCCGCGTGGGGAGGGAGCCGTGAAGAAGGGGCGACGACACATCCGCGGGGTCGTCCGCACGGCCCTCCTGTGGGCCCTCGCCGGAGCGTTCGTCGGGGCGGTCATAGAGATCCTCGCCGACACGCTGCCGGGGGGACTCCCCATGGCGTCCCTCGTCGACATCTGGCCGCCGGTGCTCGCCATCCTCGGCCTTGCCGGCGGGACGCTCTTCGCCGCCCTGTTCGGAGTGTCGGAGGTCTCCATGCTGAAGACGCTGCGCTCCGTCGTCCGCTTCAGGAAGCTCGAACTGGACCCCGTGGCGCGCCGGCTCGGCCGCTGCGCGAGCGTCGAGGATCTGCGGGAGGTCGCCCGGCGCCGGCTCCCGCGCGGCGTGTTCGGCTACATCGACGGGGCGGCGGAGGACGAGCGCACCCAGGCGCGGAACTGCAACGCCTTCCACCGACTCGAGTTCCGGCCCCGCGTCCTGCGCGATGTGACGAACGTGGACCCCGGCGTGACGGTCCTCGGCCGGCGCCACCCGCTGCCGCTCATCCTCGCCCCCACCGGGTTCAGCCGCATCGCGGATTCGGAGGGCGAACTCGCCGTGGCCCGGGCCGCGGCGCGTGCGGGGATCACGTACAGCCTCTCGACGCTCGGCACCCGCTCGATCGAGGAGGTCGCCGCCGTCAGCTCCGGTCCCCGGTGGTTCCAGGTCTACGTGTGGAAGGACCGCGGCCTGGTCGCCGAACTCGTCGAGCGGGCGCGCGAGTCCGGCTACGAGGCGCTCCTGCTCACCGTCGACGTCGCGGTGCTCGGGCGGCGCGAGCGCGACGTCCGGCTCGGCTTCACGCTCCCGCCGCAACTCGGCCTCGACACCTTCATCGACGGGATCCGCAAACCCGGCTGGACGTGGGACTTCCTCACCTCCGAGCCGATCGTCTTTTCGAGCGCCGTGAGCCGGGACGCCGCGGGCGGGGCGAGGGGCGTCGACGCCATGGGTCTCGCGCAGTACGTGAACGAACAGTTCGACCCGAAGCTGGCCTGGGATGACGTGGAGTGGCTGCGCTCCATCTGGGACGGTCCGATCGTCATCAAGGGCATCCAGACCGTGGAAGATGCCGTCCTCGCGGCGGAAGCCGGCGCGGAGGGGATCGTGATCTCGAACCATGGCGGACGGCAGCTCGATGACGCGCCCCCGACGCTCGAGTTGCTGCAACCGGTCGCGGACGCCGTCGGGGACCGGCTCGATGTCCTCATCGATGGCGGAGTCCGCCGCGGCAGCGACATCGCGAAGGCCGTCGCGCTCGGGGCGAAAGCCTGCCTGGCGGGCCGCGCCTACTTCTACGCGCTCGGTGCCGGCGGCGAGCGCGGCGTGGACCTCGTCCTCAAGTGGTTCGACGAGGGATTCCGGCGCACGATGGCGCTTCTGGGCGCCCGCACGGTGTCCGAAATCAACCCCGAAACGGTGCGCTGGCGGGATCGGTGAGGGAGGTTGCGGCGGGATAGAGGCTGCAGCACGACGAACGGGGCCACGATGGGGGCGCCGGGAACCTTGCCACGCAGCGGGATCGCGGCTTAGCGTGTTAGGCGGATACATCTTTTAACCGACACGGTCTCCGATGCCCGGATACGAAGCGTACAGAGCGATGGCGATCCGCACCGTGGGTGTGGCGCTGGGTATGGCCCTGGCACTGGTTGTCGCGATCCCCGCGAGCCTCGGTGCGCAGGAAAGCCGGGCGGCGGCCGTTGCGGGGGCCGCCGGCCAGCCCGGCGTCGGCTCGGCCGCGGAGTTCGTCCACGCGCCCGCCCCGTCCCCGGCGACCGTCACGTCCGTCGCGGCGGACCCGAACGACATCGTCCAGGGCGTCTGCACGAACTGCCACAACAGCCGCCGGTTCGCCGGCAACCTCGACCTCGAACCGTTCAATGTGGACGCCGCGGCCGAGGAGGCGGAGACCGCCGAGAAGATGATCCGCAAGCTGCGCGCCGGCATGATGCCGCCGCCCGGCGTGCGCCGTCCCGCGGAGGAGGACCTTCTCGAACTCGTCGAGACGCTCGAGGACATCGTCGACGATGCCGCGGCCCGGAATCCGAACCCGGGCGGCCGCACCTTCCAGCGGCTCAACCGCCCCGAGTACGAACGGGCGATCCGGGACCTGCTGGGGCTCGAGGTGGATGCGGGGAGCTGGCTTCCCAACGACCAGATGAGCGCCAACTTCGACAACATCGCCGACGTCCAGGCGCTCTCGCCGACGCTGCTCGACGCCTACCTGAACGCGGCGGCCGAGATCAGCCGCAGGGCGGTCGGCGACCGCGAAGCCCCGGCGGTGAACGTCACGTACAAGAACTCCCAGTACGTGTCGCAGCACCCGTGGGACCACGTCGAAGGGGCTCCGTTCGGCACGCGCGGCGGGATGGTCGTGGAACACACCTTCCCGGCCGACGGCGAGTACACGTTCTCGCTCGTCTTCACCTCCGGCGCGAACTCCCGCATGGAGGATGTCGACATCTCGATCGACGGCGAGCGGGTCGCGCTGCTCCACTACACGCGACGCGGCGGCGGGGCGGATGACCGCGGCTTCACGCCCGTCGAGACGGAACCGGTTTTCGTTCGGGCCGGCCAGCACCGCGTGTCCGCGGCCTTCATCCGGAAGCAGGAGGGGCCGTACGAGGACCTGATCCGGCCGCACGTGTGGTCCAACGCCGGCGGCGGTTCGGGCGGCGGCGGGATCACGACGCTGCCCCACCTGCAGGATGTCATCATCGGCGGGCCGCACAACCCGACCGGCGTGTCGGAGTCGCCGGTCCGCCAGCGCATCTTCACCTGCCGTCCCACGTCGCCCGACGAGGAACGTCCCTGCGCCCGCGGCATCCTGACCGACCTCGCGCGCAGCGCGTATCGCCGTCCGCTCGAGCCGAGCGAGGTCGACGGCCTGATGACGTTCTATGACATGGGCGTCGAGCAGGGCGGGTTCGAAATCGGCGTACGCATGGCCCTCGAGGCGATCCTTGCGAGCCCGTTCTTCGTCTTCCGGCTCGAGCGCGAGCCCGCCGACGTGGCGAGCGGACAGGCGTACGCGCTGGAAGACATCGACCTCGCGTCGCGGCTCTCGTTCTTCCTCTGGGGCCTTCCGCCCGACGAGGAACTGCGCGCCGCGGCGGTCGAAGGGCGGCTGTCCGACCCCGGCGGACTCGAGCGGCAGGCGCGCCGCATGCTCGCCGACCCCCGCTCGGAGGCGCTGAGTTCGCGCTTCGTGTCTCAGTGGCTGCGGCTGCAGGATCTCTACAAGGTCCGCCCCGACCCGAACTTCTATCCGAACTTTGACGAGAATCTCGCGGATGCGATGCAGCGGGAGACCGAGCTCTTCTTCGAGAGCCTCATCCGCGAGGATCGGAGCGTGCTCGACTTCTTCCGGGCGGACTACACGTTCGTGAACGAGCGCCTCGCCCATCACTACGGGTTCGACGGCGTGGCGGGCCGCGACTTCCGGCGGGTGTCCTACCCGGGCGGGGAGCGCGTCGGGATTCTGGGCCACGGCAGCGTCCTCGTCCTCACCTCGCTCGCGAACCGGACCTCTCCGGTCCTTCGGGGCAAGTGGGTGATGGAGGTTCTGCTCGGGACGCCGCCGCCGCCGCCCCCGCCGGGCGTGCCGGAT of the Candidatus Palauibacter scopulicola genome contains:
- a CDS encoding DUF1592 domain-containing protein, with the translated sequence MAIRTVGVALGMALALVVAIPASLGAQESRAAAVAGAAGQPGVGSAAEFVHAPAPSPATVTSVAADPNDIVQGVCTNCHNSRRFAGNLDLEPFNVDAAAEEAETAEKMIRKLRAGMMPPPGVRRPAEEDLLELVETLEDIVDDAAARNPNPGGRTFQRLNRPEYERAIRDLLGLEVDAGSWLPNDQMSANFDNIADVQALSPTLLDAYLNAAAEISRRAVGDREAPAVNVTYKNSQYVSQHPWDHVEGAPFGTRGGMVVEHTFPADGEYTFSLVFTSGANSRMEDVDISIDGERVALLHYTRRGGGADDRGFTPVETEPVFVRAGQHRVSAAFIRKQEGPYEDLIRPHVWSNAGGGSGGGGITTLPHLQDVIIGGPHNPTGVSESPVRQRIFTCRPTSPDEERPCARGILTDLARSAYRRPLEPSEVDGLMTFYDMGVEQGGFEIGVRMALEAILASPFFVFRLEREPADVASGQAYALEDIDLASRLSFFLWGLPPDEELRAAAVEGRLSDPGGLERQARRMLADPRSEALSSRFVSQWLRLQDLYKVRPDPNFYPNFDENLADAMQRETELFFESLIREDRSVLDFFRADYTFVNERLAHHYGFDGVAGRDFRRVSYPGGERVGILGHGSVLVLTSLANRTSPVLRGKWVMEVLLGTPPPPPPPGVPDLDETEESLDGRLLTTRERMEMHRASPACRSCHRFMDPIGLALDNFDVTGKWRLRENGLPLDTRGDFYDGTQVQTPPELVEALLRRPEPLLRNFTENLAAYALGRRVEYYDQPWIRSVVRDAEADDYRLSSLIVGVVKGDAFRMKRAMPATVVEEEVSEEVSEDRR
- a CDS encoding aldo/keto reductase, which translates into the protein MLTGLWQVADMEREGPMDVEAAAAAMDAYTAAGFTTFDMADHYGSAEKIAGACASRAPHRDGDLQLLTKWTPAPGPHTPATVREAVERSLRRLRADAIDLLQFHAWHYPDPSWLDCLFALQELKDEGLIRHLGLTNFDAVHLDMVLHTGIDVVSNQVSYSLLDGRAADAMTEVCLRHGVQLLAYGTLAGGLLTERWFDVEDPGPDGVKTWSEMKYRRFVEAAGGWGRLQVLLAAVRAVAMKHGVSIANVAARAILDRPAVAGVIIGARLGRREHIADNLRLSALKLDAADRKTLAAASGSLDPVPGDCGDEYRRPPYLTAAGDLSDHLDELPPPYPVRTGTGGRTRVDSGTVWEDLAGYSRAVRTGGRIAVSGTTATHGDRLVGGDDPAAQTHFVIDKIEGAIEALGGRLEDVVRTRVFVPELADWEPVARAHGQRFGGIRPVNTLVQAGLIGSGYRVEIEADARVGREP
- a CDS encoding alpha-hydroxy acid oxidase, which produces MKKGRRHIRGVVRTALLWALAGAFVGAVIEILADTLPGGLPMASLVDIWPPVLAILGLAGGTLFAALFGVSEVSMLKTLRSVVRFRKLELDPVARRLGRCASVEDLREVARRRLPRGVFGYIDGAAEDERTQARNCNAFHRLEFRPRVLRDVTNVDPGVTVLGRRHPLPLILAPTGFSRIADSEGELAVARAAARAGITYSLSTLGTRSIEEVAAVSSGPRWFQVYVWKDRGLVAELVERARESGYEALLLTVDVAVLGRRERDVRLGFTLPPQLGLDTFIDGIRKPGWTWDFLTSEPIVFSSAVSRDAAGGARGVDAMGLAQYVNEQFDPKLAWDDVEWLRSIWDGPIVIKGIQTVEDAVLAAEAGAEGIVISNHGGRQLDDAPPTLELLQPVADAVGDRLDVLIDGGVRRGSDIAKAVALGAKACLAGRAYFYALGAGGERGVDLVLKWFDEGFRRTMALLGARTVSEINPETVRWRDR